From the Manihot esculenta cultivar AM560-2 chromosome 3, M.esculenta_v8, whole genome shotgun sequence genome, one window contains:
- the LOC110612247 gene encoding vacuolar protein 8: MDRGKIQVDLNTNWEEGFSQFESVIASGNEFMQVQATIRLAHLSKHAPEHVLARCIPILAKLLQIDNSNNLNHSVQEAAAYCLKRIVCQGNGVLAAEIAQSGATNLILSLLPQSNDRFRSVLIKCVWCLVNFGDVNRLIVARNGGLEIVLDMLNSCRVGNRLYLLEILSALALLREVRRVLVRLGGLRFLVEAVRFGSTISRERACQAVGLLGVTRRARSMLVELGVIQVLVELFRDGDGTTKLVAGNSLGVVSAHIDFIRPVAEAGAIPLYAELLQGPDPVGKEIAEDAFCILAVAEDNAASIAEHLVRILREGDDEAKVAASDVFWDLSSCKHSVSIVQNSGAIPILVELLRDENGEVREKVSGAIAQLSYNEADRAALADAGAVQTLIELLHDESEELKDNAAEALVNFGKDPQQHDIIFAAVDIPSFQNMQDRMARLRVSDEHMVRSLRRMSINQLTSNPVLT, translated from the exons ATGG ATAGAGGTAAAATTCAAGTTGATCTAAACACAAATTGGGAAGAGGGATTTTCTCAGTTTGAAAGTGTTATTGCTTCTGGGAATGAGTTTATGCAAGTACAAGCCACAATTAGATTAGCCCATCTCTCAAAACACGCACCAGAACATGTGTTAGCTCGATGCATACCGATTCTGGCTAAGCTTCTTCAGATTGACAATTCAAACAATTTAAATCACTCTGTTCAAGAAGCAGCAGCTTATTGTTTGAAGCGAATTGTTTGTCAAGGTAATGGTGTCTTGGCCGCAGAGATCGCCCAATCTGGTGCTACAAATTTAATCTTAAGCTTGTTGCCCCAGTCCAATGATAGGTTTCGAAGTGTTTTGATAAAATGTGTTTGGTGTCTTGTTAATTTTGGTGATGTAAATCGTTTGATTGTAGCTAGAAATGGTGGGCTGGAGATCGTTTTAGATATGTTAAATTCTTGTAGGGTTGGAAACAGGCTTTACTTGTTGGAGATTTTGAGTGCATTGGCATTGTTAAGAGAGGTTAGGAGGGTGCTTGTTAGATTAGGAGGGCTTAGATTTCTTGTTGAGGCAGTTAGGTTTGGCAGCACGATATCAAGAGAGAGAGCTTGTCAAGCAGTAGGATTACTTGGTGTTACGAGGCGTGCTAGGTCTATGCTTGTGGAATTGGGAGTAATTCAGGTGCTTGTGGAATTATTTCGAGATGGAGATGGGACAACGAAGCTTGTTGCAGGTAATTCTCTAGGTGTTGTATCAGCTCATATAGACTTCATAAGGCCTGTTGCTGAAGCCGGTGCTATACCTTTATATGCTGAGCTTCTTCAAGGACCTGACCCTGTTGGCAAAGAGATTGCTGAGGATGCATTCTGTATATTAGCTGTTGCTGAAGATAATGCAGCTTCTATTGCTGAACACTTGGTGAGAATCTTAAGAGAAGGTGATGATGAAGCAAAAGTTGCCGCTTCTGATGTTTTCTGGGATCTATCAAGTTGCAAGCACTCAGTTTCAATTGTTCAAAACTCAGGTGCAATTCCAATTTTGGTTGAGCTTTTGAGGGATGAGAATGGTGAAGTTAGAGAAAAGGTATCAGGAGCTATTGCTCAGTTGAGTTATAATGAGGCTGATCGAGCAGCACTTGCTGATGCTGGGGCAGTTCAAACTCTCATCGAATTACTGCACGATGAGTCAGAGGAGCTGAAGGATAATGCAGCTGAGGCTCTAGTGAATTTTGGTAAAGATCCCCAGCAGCATGACATAATATTTGCGGCAGTTGATATTCCTTCTTTCCAGAATATGCAGGATAGAATGGCTCGACTTCGTGTGTCCGATGAGCACATGGTTAGATCACTGAGACGGATGAGCATTAATCAACTTACTTCGAACCCTGTTCTTACCTAA
- the LOC110612398 gene encoding heavy metal-associated isoprenylated plant protein 47 isoform X1, with protein MLQQKIVIKVTTCCDKCRSKALKTAAIADGVNSVALEGDDKDKLVVIGERVDAACLTRALRKKINYAAIESVEEVKPEEKKAEEKKQEGDNKKKDEDKTPTPHYCQQPPRCELVSVVYDTNPGTCTIM; from the exons ATGTTGCAGCAAAAGATAGTGATCAAGGTGACAACTTGTTGCGATAAATGCCGAAGCAAGGCCTTGAAGACAGCTGCCATTGCAGACG GTGTGAATTCTGTGGCATTGGAGGGAGATGACAAAGATAAGTTGGTGGTGATCGGAGAAAGAGTAGACGCAGCGTGCTTGACCAGAGCACTTCGGAAGAAGATAAACTACGCAGCCATAGAAAGTGTAGAAGAAGTGAAGCCTGAGGAGAAGAAAGCTGAGGAGAAGAAGCAGGAAGGtgataataaaaagaaagatgaaGATAAGACGCCAACTCCACATTACTGTCAACAACCTCCTCGTTGCGAATTAGTCAGTGTGGTTTATGATACTAATCCAGGAACTTGCACCATCATGTGA
- the LOC110612398 gene encoding heavy metal-associated isoprenylated plant protein 47 isoform X2 — MKQKIVIKVTTCCDKCRSKALKTAAIADGVNSVALEGDDKDKLVVIGERVDAACLTRALRKKINYAAIESVEEVKPEEKKAEEKKQEGDNKKKDEDKTPTPHYCQQPPRCELVSVVYDTNPGTCTIM, encoded by the exons ATGAAG CAAAAGATAGTGATCAAGGTGACAACTTGTTGCGATAAATGCCGAAGCAAGGCCTTGAAGACAGCTGCCATTGCAGACG GTGTGAATTCTGTGGCATTGGAGGGAGATGACAAAGATAAGTTGGTGGTGATCGGAGAAAGAGTAGACGCAGCGTGCTTGACCAGAGCACTTCGGAAGAAGATAAACTACGCAGCCATAGAAAGTGTAGAAGAAGTGAAGCCTGAGGAGAAGAAAGCTGAGGAGAAGAAGCAGGAAGGtgataataaaaagaaagatgaaGATAAGACGCCAACTCCACATTACTGTCAACAACCTCCTCGTTGCGAATTAGTCAGTGTGGTTTATGATACTAATCCAGGAACTTGCACCATCATGTGA
- the LOC110610976 gene encoding putative DUF21 domain-containing protein At3g13070, chloroplastic gives MAIACDSSILGRSQFVYGSKSSRLLRYNRVSNIPVKVSQKNYQFSSRIPSNYAYPCSSRPPCVSASPTTSFSDAITHSKSPSKVNADLGIKQNAATVVNLELIRLLVKCGLVLGAMVCGVLVFECKRVFAAEGVVNAGYSVIGQSILLLRSAWPKLSQLLTVFKEQGLILAALLGLSAFFSMAETSITTLWPWKVRELAEKEPDDGVFKMLRSDVTRFLTTILIGTTVVNIGATALVTDAATAIFGEAGVSAATGVMTVAVLLLTEITPKSIAVHNATEVARFVVRPVAWLSLVLYPVGRVVTYLSMGMLKLLGLKGRSEPYVTEDELKLMLRGAELSGAIEEEEQDMIENVLEIKDTHVREVMTPLVDVVAIDASATLVDFHELWVTHQYSRVPVFEQRVDNIMGIAYAMDLLDYVRKGELLESTTVGDMAHKPAYFVPDSMSVWNLLREFRIRKVHMAVVLNEYGGTIGIVTLEDVVEEIVGEIFDENDSKEEIQKKTGYIVMRAEGIYDIDANTSIDQLSEDLNIKMPEGHQYETVSGFVCEAFGYIPRTGESIKVILEKENQEDDDEQAEAKSERQDQNEKHHVYKLEILAGNARKVSAVRFERKNNDDGQAKEVTRLVPRIMKRKWSSDEDSDGTEYDEDSFQNRPEHGLSDSNVIAEYEDDNESHGRQ, from the exons ATGGCAATTGCATGCGACTCCTCAATTTTGGGGAGGTCCCAGTTCGTTTATGGATCAAAATCCTCTCGTCTTCTGCGTTACAATCGGGTGTCAAACATACCAGTCAAGGTTTCTCAGAAGAACTATCAATTTTCTTCACGTATTCCATCAAATTATGCTTATCCGTGCAGTTCTAGACCACCTTGTGTTTCAGCTTCTCCTACAACCAGCTTTTCTGATGctataactcattcaaaatcTCCAAGCAAAGTTAATGCTGATCTGGGTATTAAACAAAATGCGGCTACGGTTGTGAATTTAGAATTAATAAGATTGTTGGTCAAATGCGGCCTCGTTTTGGGTGCAATGGTGTGTGGGGTTTTGGTATTCGAGTGCAAAAGAGTTTTTGCAGCTGAAGGTGTGGTGAATGCTGGGTATAGCGTTATTGGGCAAAGCATTTTGTTATTGAGGAGTGCTTGGCCTAAGCTCTCTCAGCTTCTTACGGTTTTCAAGGAGCAGGGTTTGATATTGGCTGCTCTTCTGGGTTTGTCAGCATTTTTTTCTATGGCTGAGACATCTATAACTACGTTGTGGCCATGGAAG GTCCGAGAGCTGGCTGAAAAAGAGCCTGATGATGGTGTCTTCAAAATGCTCCGCAGTGATGTTACTCGGTTTCTGACAACTATTCTTATTGGCACGAC TGTGGTCAATATTGGGGCAACTGCATTAGTCACAGATGCAGCCACAGCAATATTTGGCGAAGCTGGTGTTAGTGCAGCTACTGGAGTAATGACT GTTGCAGTATTACTCCTCACTGAGATCACTCCAAAAAGTATAGCTGTTCACAATGCCACTGAGGTTGCTAGGTTTGTG GTTAGGCCAGTGGCATGGCTTTCCCTGGTGTTGTATCCTGTGGGACGAGTTGTCACCTACTTGTCAATGGGAATGCTGAAGTTACTTGGTTTAAAAGGAAGAAG TGAACCATATGTTACAGAAGACGAGTTGAAGTTGATGTTGCGTGGAGCAGAATTGAGTGGGGCAATAGAGGAAGAAGAACAA GACATGATTGAAAATGTGCTAGAGATCAAGGATACACATGTTAGAGAGGTCATGACACCTCTTGTTGATGTAGTCGCAATTGATGCCAGTGCGACTCTTGttgattttcatgagttgtgGGTGACCCATCAGTATTCAAG GGTTCCTGTTTTTGAGCAGCGAGTGGACAATATCATGGGTATTGCGTATGCAATGGATCTGCTAGATTATGTTCGGAAA GGTGAGCTTCTAGAAAGTACAACTGTAGGAGACATGGCTCACAAACCTGCTTATTTTGTGCCTG ATTCAATGTCAGTCTGGAATCTTCTTAGGGAGTTCCGCATCAGGAAGGTTCACATGGCTGTTGTTCTTAATGAATATGGTGGAACTATTGGA ATAGTAACCCTGGAAGATGTTGTTGAGGAGATTGTTGGTGAAATCTTCGATGAAAATGATTCAAAA GAGGAGATACAGAAGAAAACTGGCTATATTGTAATGCGAGCAGAGGGAATATATGATATCGATGCTAATACATCTATTGATCAACTCTCTGAAGACCTAAATATCAAAATGCCAGAG GGTCATCAGTATGAAACTGTGTCAGGTTTTGTGTGTGAGGCATTTGGATACATCCCAAGGACTGGTGAGAGCATCAAAGTGATCCTTGAGAAGGAAAAtcaagaggatgatgatgagCAAGCTGAAGCGAAGTCTGAACGACAGGATCAGAATGAAAAACATCATGTATATAAACTGGAG ATATTAGCTGGAAATGCCAGAAAAGTAAGTGCTGTCCGATTTGAACGAAAAAACAATGATGACGGCCAGGCCAAAGAAGTAACTCGCTTGGTTCCGAGAATCATGAAGAGGAAATGGAGCAGTGATGAAGATTCTGATGGTACCGAGTATGATGAGGATTCGTTCCAAAATAGACCAGAGCATGGTCTTTCTGATTCCAATGTAATTGCTGAATATGAAGATGACAATGAGAGTCATGGTAGACAGTAG
- the LOC110610978 gene encoding putative glycerol-3-phosphate transporter 5, which yields MQSKTPSLPPALTLFPFLKPPARTLIFYQIFVLVITFLAYASFHASRKPPSIVKSVLGPTVELNSSIIQPNSSSMDTGWPPFNGPEGTHRLGEIDLAFLLAYSIGMYFAGHVGDRIDLRLFLVFGMVGSGLFTIIFGLGYWFDIHSLGFFVGVQILCGLFQSIGWPCVVAVVGNWFGKAKRGLIMGFWNSHTSVGNIIGSVVASGVLEFGWGWSFAVPGILVILVGILVFLFLVVSPEDIGFELPGMEIEMAVEMEGGETLERAESEQAKLLGMENSESVAAIGFLAAWRLPGVAPFAFCLFFSKLVAYTFLYWLPFYIRHTAVAGVHLSDKTAGILSTIFDIGGVFGGISAGYISDVIEARAVTSIVFLLLSIPALILYRVYGSLSMTMNITLMMLSGLLVNGPYALITTAVAADLGTQDLIRGNSRALATVTAIIDGTGSVGAAVGPLLAGYFSTRGWNSVFLMLIVSIFFASLFLIRVAKTEIKRKLNEGKWVANSTTPQ from the exons ATGCAATCCAAAACCCCAAGTTTACCTCCAGCTCTTACCCTTTTCCCATTCCTTAAACCCCCGGCCAGAACCCTGATTTTCTACCAAATCTTCGTCCTAGTCATCACCTTCTTGGCATACGCCTCCTTCCATGCCTCTCGAAAGCCGCCCAGTATCGTCAAGAGTGTTCTCGGACCAACTGTTGAATTAAATTCTTCGAtaattcaacccaattcaagcTCCATGGATACTGGTTGGCCTCCATTCAATGGTCCGGAGGGAACTCATCGTCTTGGGGAGATTGATCTTGCGTTTCTATTAGCCTATTCCATTGGGATGTATTTTGCGGGACATGTTGGTGATAGGATTGATTTGAGATTGTTTCTTGTTTTTGGAATGGTAGGTAGTGGGCTTTTCACCATCATTTTTGGATTAGGGTATTGGTTTGATATACATTCTTTAGGATTTTTTGTGGGTGTGCAGATTTTGTGTGGATTGTTTCAGTCTATAGGGTGGCCTTGTGTAGTGGCGGTTGTTGGGAATTGGTTTGGGAAAGCAAAGAGAGGATTGATAATGGGGTTTTGGAATTCACATACTTCAGTAGGAAACATTATTGGGTCAGTTGTGGCTTCTGGTGTTTTGGAGTTTGGATGGGGCTGGTCATTTGCAGTGCCTGGGATTTTGGTGATTTTAGTTGGGATTTTGGTGTTTTTGTTTCTTGTTGTTAGTCCTGAAGATATTGGATTTGAGCTTCCAGGGATGGAGATTGAAATGGCTGTGGAAATGGAAGGAGGGGAGACCTTAGAGAGAGCGGAATCAGAACAAGCAAAGCTTCTTGGGATGGAAAATTCAGAATCTGTGGCTGCCATTGGATTCTTGGCAGCTTGGAGACTACCTGGAGTGGCACCCTTTGCTTTCTGCCTCTTCTTTTCGAAGCTAGTGGCTTATACTTTTTTATATTGGCTGCCGTTCTACATTAGGCACACTG CTGTTGCAGGTGTGCATTTATCAGACAAAACTGCTGGTATTCTCTCTACTATATTTGACATTGGAGGAGTCTTTGGTGGAATTTCTGCTGGTTACATATCTGATGTGATTGAAGCTCGTGCAGTAACGTCAATTGTATTCTTGTTATTATCAATTCCAGCCCTTATTTTGTACCGAGTTTATGGGAGCCTGTCCATGACTATGAACATTACTTTGATGATGCTTTCTGGTTTGCTTGTGAATGGCCCTTACGCATTGATCACCACTGCTGTTGCGGCTGATCTTGGTACCCAGGACTTGATCAGGGGAAATTCCCGGGCCTTGGCTACTGTTACAGCAATTATAGATGGCACTGGTTCTGTTGGGGCGGCTGTTGGTCCACTTCTGGCAGGGTATTTTTCAACAAGAGGATGGAACAGCGTCTTCCTAATGCTCATTGTTTCAATTTTCTTTGCAAGCTTATTCCTGATACGAGTTGCAAAaactgaaattaaaagaaaGCTGAATGAGGGAAAATGGGTTGCAAACAGCACAACTCCACAGTGA